The following are from one region of the Mesotoga sp. Brook.08.105.5.1 genome:
- a CDS encoding DMT family transporter → MIKGILFSVTAGIVIAMQSVFSARLSEKVGFFGSNFFIHGTGFLLASFLLLLFGRGELSIESIKGLNPIYATSGFIGVLIIFSIAQGVSALGASRGIVIIVITQIIFALVINVLGLFGETPLHLTPAKITGLFLMLFGVLIYQLSK, encoded by the coding sequence ATGATTAAGGGTATTCTATTTTCCGTGACTGCAGGCATAGTTATCGCCATGCAGAGCGTGTTTAGTGCGAGACTTAGCGAAAAAGTCGGCTTTTTTGGCTCTAATTTCTTCATACATGGTACTGGTTTTCTCCTTGCTTCATTTCTTCTACTGCTTTTCGGAAGAGGCGAGCTTAGCATCGAATCGATCAAAGGACTGAATCCAATCTATGCAACTTCGGGGTTCATAGGCGTTCTAATTATCTTTAGCATTGCACAAGGCGTATCAGCTCTTGGCGCCAGCAGAGGAATTGTGATAATTGTTATCACACAGATAATTTTCGCATTGGTAATAAATGTCTTGGGTTTGTTCGGTGAAACACCTCTTCACCTGACTCCAGCGAAAATTACAGGCCTGTTCCTAATGCTTTTCGGGGTCCTGATTTATCAGCTATCAAAGTGA